Proteins from a single region of Nocardioides anomalus:
- a CDS encoding DUF6069 family protein encodes MSATLTLAADARPTTGPRVTWTRALATGLVAALTVTAVAAAFAATDHALSVTDGAIPVLSFGQLVLIAAVLGTVLARHLSRTAFLRTASVLTVLSCVPDVLLGASALDAAGLVLTHLLAAAILIPRLARR; translated from the coding sequence ATGAGCGCCACCCTCACCCTCGCCGCCGACGCCCGGCCCACCACCGGTCCCCGCGTCACCTGGACCCGCGCCCTGGCCACCGGCCTGGTCGCGGCCCTCACCGTCACCGCCGTCGCCGCGGCCTTCGCCGCCACCGATCACGCGCTCTCGGTCACCGACGGCGCGATCCCCGTCCTGAGCTTCGGCCAGCTCGTCCTCATCGCCGCCGTGCTCGGCACCGTCCTCGCCCGCCACCTGAGCCGGACCGCGTTCCTGCGCACGGCGTCCGTGCTCACGGTGCTCTCGTGCGTCCCCGACGTGCTCCTCGGCGCCTCGGCCCTGGACGCCGCCGGTCTGGTCCTGACGCACCTGCTGGCCGCCGCCATCCTGATCCCGCGCCTGGCCCGCCGCTGA
- a CDS encoding MFS transporter: MTTRSRAGYPLAVALVVLGLCPYVVVTTAFAPLADLVARDLHASAQAVQLAGGLGNAAYAVGAVVAAQLGQRFVQRRLFLVYTPVIVVATLVAGLAGDGLVFTIGRTAEGFAAGAMLISSLPVLLTRFGSGRVPVSAAVVNVGMFGASALGPVVGGLVAGTEDWRAFFVVVAVLEALAWGAALAGFVRFDPPDPERPFDVQAVFWVVVATTLLFTGTSLLTGHAFVSWPVLLPLAGGLVALALLFVVEERQEQPLIPLRELASQLPVTGTMAAMVGGAVFVGALQLVQLEQADVVRRGPEAVAWLFWPTPIGAVVAAVLLGVLVRTAYLPLLVDAGLLALAAAPALLLALGSGRPVVLVAAALLGFGAGATVSPGLFLTGFGLPATQLGRAFAMVQLLRSLATYAVAPVVLHLAQSRGDLAAGVDDALVVLLVLAAVGLAAAVLLPFFSGARLRRPDLEGWLDGGQALPSPTLAVHLRPGTEDDDAAPLLPGGEPP; encoded by the coding sequence GTGACCACACGCTCGAGGGCCGGCTACCCGCTGGCAGTGGCGCTGGTGGTGCTCGGCCTGTGCCCGTACGTCGTGGTGACCACGGCGTTCGCGCCCTTGGCCGACCTGGTGGCGCGCGACCTGCACGCCTCGGCGCAGGCGGTGCAGCTGGCCGGCGGGCTGGGCAACGCGGCGTACGCCGTGGGCGCGGTGGTGGCCGCCCAGCTGGGGCAGCGGTTCGTGCAGCGGCGGCTGTTCCTGGTCTACACGCCGGTGATCGTGGTGGCCACGCTGGTGGCGGGGCTGGCCGGCGACGGGCTGGTCTTCACGATCGGTCGGACCGCCGAGGGGTTCGCGGCGGGCGCGATGCTGATCAGCTCGCTGCCGGTGCTGCTGACCCGGTTCGGCAGCGGCAGGGTGCCGGTGAGCGCCGCGGTGGTGAACGTCGGGATGTTCGGGGCCAGCGCGCTCGGTCCGGTCGTCGGTGGCCTGGTGGCGGGGACCGAGGACTGGCGCGCGTTCTTCGTGGTCGTCGCGGTGCTCGAGGCGCTGGCCTGGGGGGCGGCGCTGGCCGGGTTCGTGCGCTTCGACCCGCCCGACCCGGAGCGGCCCTTCGACGTGCAGGCCGTCTTCTGGGTCGTGGTGGCCACGACGCTGCTGTTCACCGGCACGTCGCTGTTGACCGGTCACGCCTTCGTCTCCTGGCCGGTGCTGCTCCCGCTGGCCGGCGGGCTGGTCGCGCTGGCCCTGCTGTTCGTGGTGGAGGAGCGGCAGGAGCAGCCGCTGATCCCGCTGCGCGAGCTCGCCTCGCAGCTCCCCGTCACGGGGACCATGGCCGCGATGGTCGGGGGCGCGGTGTTCGTGGGCGCACTGCAGCTGGTCCAGCTCGAGCAGGCCGACGTGGTGCGGCGCGGGCCGGAGGCCGTGGCGTGGCTGTTCTGGCCCACGCCGATCGGCGCGGTGGTGGCGGCCGTGCTGCTCGGGGTGCTCGTCCGCACGGCGTACCTGCCCCTGCTGGTCGACGCCGGACTGCTCGCGCTGGCGGCGGCGCCCGCTCTCCTGCTCGCGCTGGGCTCGGGGCGACCGGTGGTCCTGGTGGCTGCGGCGCTGCTGGGCTTCGGGGCGGGCGCGACGGTCTCGCCGGGCCTGTTCCTCACCGGCTTCGGGCTCCCCGCGACCCAGCTCGGGCGCGCCTTCGCGATGGTGCAGCTGCTCCGCTCGCTCGCGACGTACGCCGTGGCGCCGGTCGTGCTCCACCTCGCGCAGTCACGTGGCGACCTGGCCGCAGGCGTCGACGACGCGCTCGTGGTCCTGCTGGTGCTGGCCGCGGTGGGCCTGGCCGCGGCAGTGCTGCTGCCGTTCTTCTCCGGCGCCCGGCTGCGCCGCCCGGACCTCGAGGGCTGGCTCGACGGCGGGCAGGCGCTGCCGTCGCCGACGCTGGCGGTGCACCTGCGGCCCGGGACCGAGGACGACGACGCCGCGCCGCTCCTGCCGGGAGGCGAGCCGCCCTGA
- a CDS encoding selenocysteine-specific translation elongation factor: MHVVTTAGHVDHGKSALIRALTGRDPDRLEEERRRGLSIELGYAWAPLAGVGDVAYVDVPGHQRFLTTALAGMGPVPVALFVVAADDPWMPQAEEHLAALDALGVRHGLLAVTRSDLADPAPALEAARSRLAATGLASAPHVVVSARTGAGLDALRSTLAGVLRGVPAPDPAAPVRLWVDRRFHVRGAGTVVTGTLPEGTVRAGDRLAFGDEPVRVRGIESLEVSRTEVTGVARVALDLGGHAPAGIARGSALVTPGAFISTAAVDVRLDGGGEPPERPVLHVGSASAQVRLRPLGRGYARLQLPEPVPLRAGDRAVLRDPGSREVWGVVVLDAAPPALSRRGDAARRARVLSGEEAEAVPEPAPAAPVAAPVVEDPAAEAALERLREHLADAPFDAPDAPTLTAYGLDDGTAARLHRDGRVLRVAPGVVLLPDAADLSVDVLAGLQAPFTTSAARQALGTSRRVALPLLLHLDKTGRTVRLADDTRRLRGS; this comes from the coding sequence ATGCACGTAGTCACCACCGCGGGCCACGTCGACCACGGCAAGTCCGCGCTCATCCGCGCCCTCACCGGCCGCGACCCCGACCGGCTCGAGGAGGAGCGCCGGCGCGGGCTGTCGATCGAGCTGGGCTACGCGTGGGCGCCGCTGGCCGGCGTCGGCGACGTGGCGTACGTCGACGTGCCCGGCCACCAGCGCTTCCTCACCACGGCCCTGGCCGGGATGGGGCCGGTGCCGGTGGCGCTGTTCGTGGTGGCCGCCGACGACCCGTGGATGCCCCAGGCCGAGGAGCACCTGGCCGCGCTGGACGCGCTCGGGGTGCGGCACGGACTGCTGGCCGTGACCCGGTCGGACCTGGCCGACCCGGCACCGGCGCTCGAGGCCGCGCGGTCCCGCCTGGCCGCGACCGGGCTGGCCTCGGCGCCGCACGTGGTGGTCAGCGCCCGCACCGGCGCCGGGCTGGATGCGCTGCGCTCGACCCTGGCCGGGGTGCTCCGCGGCGTCCCGGCGCCGGACCCGGCCGCCCCGGTGCGGCTGTGGGTGGACCGGCGCTTCCACGTCCGCGGCGCCGGCACCGTGGTCACCGGCACCCTGCCCGAGGGCACCGTCCGGGCCGGCGACCGGCTGGCGTTCGGCGACGAGCCGGTGCGTGTGCGGGGCATCGAGTCGCTCGAGGTGTCGCGCACCGAGGTCACGGGCGTGGCGCGGGTGGCGCTCGACCTCGGCGGCCACGCGCCCGCCGGCATCGCCCGCGGCTCCGCCCTGGTCACGCCCGGTGCGTTCATCTCCACCGCCGCCGTCGACGTGCGCCTGGACGGCGGTGGCGAGCCCCCCGAGCGGCCCGTGCTGCACGTGGGCTCGGCCTCGGCGCAGGTGCGGCTGCGACCGCTGGGTCGGGGGTACGCACGGCTCCAGCTGCCCGAGCCGGTGCCGCTGCGCGCCGGCGACCGCGCCGTGCTCCGCGATCCGGGCAGCCGCGAGGTCTGGGGCGTGGTGGTGCTGGACGCCGCGCCGCCGGCGCTGAGCCGGCGCGGCGACGCCGCGCGCCGGGCGCGCGTGCTCTCGGGCGAGGAGGCAGAGGCCGTGCCCGAGCCCGCGCCCGCCGCTCCGGTGGCGGCGCCCGTGGTCGAGGACCCCGCGGCGGAGGCCGCACTCGAGCGGCTGCGGGAGCACCTCGCGGACGCGCCCTTCGACGCGCCGGACGCGCCCACGCTCACGGCGTACGGCCTGGACGACGGCACCGCTGCTCGCCTGCACAGGGACGGCCGGGTGCTCCGGGTGGCCCCGGGCGTGGTCCTGCTGCCGGACGCCGCGGACCTCTCCGTCGACGTGCTGGCCGGCCTCCAGGCGCCGTTCACCACCAGCGCCGCCCGTCAGGCGCTGGGGACCTCACGCCGGGTGGCGCTGCCGCTCCTGCTCCACCTGGACAAGACCGGGCGCACCGTGCGGCTGGCCGACGACACGCGCCGGCTGCGCGGCTCCTGA
- the selA gene encoding L-seryl-tRNA(Sec) selenium transferase: MSDPRRAVPRTDTVLADPRLAEAAGRLGRAQVKSAVVEQLAQVRRAALAPEAVVDAVLDALPAGGTSLRPVINATGVVVHTNLGRAAYSPAAVDAVVTAAGPTDVELDLATGRRGRRGAAALAALAAAVPAAEAVHVVNNGAAALGLAAGVLARGRRVVIARGELVEIGDGFRIPELVESFGAELREVGTTNRVRFEDYERAVDDSVAFVLKVHPSNFRVEGFTSAVPVSALAALPVPVVADTGSGLLQPHPRLPDEPDATTTLLEGAALVTSSGDKLLGGPQCGLLLGRREHVERLRRHPMARALRVDKLTLAALEATLTGGPTPTAQALATTGPELLARASALAEALGAEAVPTSARVGGGGAPGVELSSAAVALPEGLAEPLRLGAVPVVGRVHEGRLLLDLLAVPPEDDARLLAAVRACT; the protein is encoded by the coding sequence ATGTCCGACCCGCGGCGCGCCGTCCCGCGCACCGACACGGTGCTGGCCGACCCGCGGCTGGCCGAGGCGGCCGGCCGGCTGGGGCGGGCGCAGGTGAAGTCGGCCGTGGTCGAGCAGCTGGCCCAGGTGCGGCGGGCGGCGCTGGCGCCGGAGGCCGTGGTCGACGCGGTGCTGGACGCGCTGCCGGCGGGCGGCACCTCGCTGCGGCCGGTCATCAACGCCACCGGCGTCGTGGTGCACACCAACCTGGGGCGCGCGGCGTACTCCCCCGCGGCGGTCGACGCCGTGGTGACCGCGGCCGGGCCGACCGACGTGGAGCTGGACCTGGCCACCGGACGGCGCGGTCGGCGCGGGGCCGCCGCGCTGGCGGCGCTGGCGGCGGCGGTGCCGGCGGCCGAGGCGGTGCACGTGGTCAACAACGGCGCGGCGGCCCTGGGGCTGGCGGCCGGGGTGCTGGCCCGCGGGCGGCGGGTCGTGATCGCGCGCGGCGAGCTGGTGGAGATCGGCGACGGCTTCCGGATCCCGGAGCTGGTGGAGTCCTTCGGGGCGGAGCTGCGCGAGGTGGGGACGACCAACCGGGTGCGGTTCGAGGACTACGAGCGGGCGGTCGACGACTCGGTCGCCTTCGTGCTCAAGGTGCACCCGTCGAACTTCCGGGTGGAGGGGTTCACCTCGGCCGTGCCGGTCTCGGCGCTCGCCGCGCTGCCCGTGCCGGTGGTGGCCGACACCGGCTCCGGGCTGCTCCAGCCGCACCCCCGGCTGCCCGACGAGCCGGACGCCACGACGACGCTGCTCGAGGGTGCGGCCCTGGTCACGTCGTCGGGCGACAAGCTGCTGGGCGGACCGCAGTGCGGGCTGCTCCTCGGCCGCCGCGAGCACGTCGAGCGGCTGCGCCGGCACCCGATGGCCCGGGCGCTGCGGGTGGACAAGCTGACGCTGGCCGCCCTCGAGGCCACGCTCACCGGCGGCCCGACGCCGACCGCGCAGGCGCTGGCCACGACCGGGCCCGAGCTGCTGGCCCGGGCCTCCGCGCTGGCCGAGGCGCTCGGGGCCGAGGCGGTGCCGACGAGCGCGCGCGTCGGGGGCGGCGGGGCGCCGGGCGTCGAGCTGTCCAGCGCGGCGGTGGCCCTGCCGGAGGGGCTGGCCGAGCCGCTGCGGCTCGGCGCGGTGCCGGTGGTGGGCCGGGTGCACGAGGGCCGGCTGCTGCTCGACCTGCTCGCCGTACCCCCGGAGGACGATGCGCGCCTGCTGGCCGCCGTCCGGGCATGCACGTAG
- a CDS encoding mycothiol transferase, protein MADPTVAALLEWQGSRRRHVLEQVEALTEPERRAARLPSGWTPLGLVQHLALDVERVWLRRVMTGADVELPLGYAGWTVGPDVPADAVLEGYRTECALADAAVVDLPSDAAPAWWFDGGEPPYDTLRDVLLHVLVETATHAGHLDVVRELADGGQRLVLDEP, encoded by the coding sequence ATGGCTGATCCCACCGTGGCCGCCCTGCTGGAGTGGCAGGGCTCGAGACGCCGGCACGTGCTCGAGCAGGTCGAGGCGCTGACCGAGCCCGAGCGGCGCGCAGCCCGGCTGCCGTCCGGCTGGACGCCGCTCGGCCTGGTGCAGCACCTGGCCCTGGACGTGGAGCGCGTGTGGCTGCGCCGGGTGATGACCGGTGCGGACGTCGAGCTGCCCCTGGGGTACGCCGGGTGGACGGTCGGACCGGACGTGCCGGCCGACGCGGTGCTCGAGGGCTACCGCACCGAGTGCGCCCTGGCCGACGCGGCCGTCGTGGACCTCCCGTCCGACGCGGCGCCGGCGTGGTGGTTCGACGGCGGCGAGCCGCCGTACGACACGTTGCGCGACGTGCTGCTCCACGTGCTGGTGGAGACCGCCACCCACGCCGGTCACCTCGACGTGGTGCGTGAGCTGGCCGACGGCGGTCAGCGGCTGGTGCTGGACGAGCCGTAG
- the fdh gene encoding formate dehydrogenase, with amino-acid sequence MIAGARGYRRPVVEFLGWPLLRQLTGRDTLGRGEAVQSERSRTLEPRTVTADRVVDSVCPYCAVGCAQKVFVKDEVVVQIEGNPASPISRGRLCPKGSASKQLVTSPTRVTKVRYRRPHGTEWEDLDLDTAVDMIADRVIKTRKQFWQWEDEKGQRTRRTMGIASLGGATLDNEENYLMKKLYTAMGAIQIENQARIUHSSTVPGLGTSFGRGGATTFLQDLAKADCILIEGSNMAEAHPVGFQWVMEAKRAGATVIHVDPRFTRTSAVADLHVPIRAGSDIAFLGGLVNHVLQNDLDFREYVVAYTNAANVIDPRFQDTDDLDGLFSGFDPETRQYDPETWGYVPKDQAEIADQAARDRENDDYEDAEGHAESHEAARSESHGSGGAPVKYKGLRDETLQDPNCVFQVLKRHFSRYTPEMVQEVTGIEPDQFREVADALTRNSGRERTTAFCYAVGWTHHSVGAQMIRTAAILQLLLGNIGRPGGGILALRGHASIQGSTDIPTLFNILPGYLPMPNASQHQSLDAWVLDDEGKAGFWGNVRSYAVSLLKAYWGDAAQPENDFCFDYLPRITGDHSTYATVKSMIEGGTKGYFLVGENPAVGSANGKMQRLGMANLDWLVVRDLQMIESATFWKDGPEIETGELVTEDIGTEIFFLPAATHVEKSGSFTQTQRMLQWRDKAVEPPGDCRSELQFYYELGQRIREKLRDSTEDMDRPILDLAWDYPVDDEGDPEGEAVLKEINGTDADGNPLSGYTELKDDGSTSCGCWIYSGVYADGVNQSRRRKPHWEQDWVAAEWGWVWPANRRQLYNRASAAPDGTPWSERKRYITWDPDADDGKGRWVGPDVPDFIVDRAPDFVPEEGAKGPDAIGGQDPFIMQTDGKAWLFAPLGVADGPMPTHYEPPESPLHNPLYGQQNNPSRRKLDHPSNPINPAYSDVFPYVFTTYRLTEHHTAGSMSRTLPYLTELQPEPFCEVSPRLARERGLTHGEWVTIVTARSAIEARVLVTDRLRSLRLGDRYVEQVGLPYHWGRNGLTQGDSPNDLVNVTLDPNVYIQDKVGTCDIRPGRRPRGPALLEYVEEYRRRAGVDMAHPEESGADG; translated from the coding sequence ATGATCGCGGGCGCGAGGGGATACCGTCGCCCCGTGGTGGAGTTCCTCGGCTGGCCGCTGCTGCGGCAGCTCACGGGCAGGGACACGCTCGGGCGCGGCGAGGCCGTGCAGTCCGAGCGCAGCAGGACCCTGGAGCCACGCACCGTCACCGCCGACCGCGTCGTCGACTCGGTCTGCCCCTACTGCGCGGTGGGCTGCGCGCAGAAGGTCTTCGTCAAGGACGAGGTGGTCGTCCAGATCGAGGGCAATCCGGCCAGCCCGATCAGCCGCGGCCGGCTGTGCCCCAAGGGCAGTGCCAGCAAGCAGCTGGTGACCAGCCCGACGCGCGTGACCAAGGTCCGCTACCGGCGCCCGCACGGCACCGAGTGGGAGGACCTCGACCTCGACACCGCGGTCGACATGATCGCCGACCGCGTCATCAAGACGCGCAAGCAGTTCTGGCAGTGGGAGGACGAGAAGGGCCAGCGCACCCGTCGCACGATGGGCATCGCGAGCCTCGGAGGAGCGACCCTCGACAACGAGGAGAACTACCTCATGAAGAAGCTCTACACCGCGATGGGCGCGATCCAGATCGAGAACCAGGCCCGCATTTGACACAGCTCCACGGTGCCCGGTCTGGGTACCTCGTTCGGCCGTGGCGGTGCCACCACCTTCCTGCAGGACCTCGCGAAGGCTGACTGCATCCTCATCGAGGGCTCCAACATGGCCGAGGCCCACCCGGTGGGCTTCCAGTGGGTCATGGAGGCCAAGCGGGCCGGGGCCACGGTCATCCACGTGGACCCCCGGTTCACGCGGACCAGCGCGGTCGCGGACCTGCACGTGCCGATCCGGGCCGGCAGCGACATCGCTTTCCTCGGCGGGCTGGTCAACCACGTGCTCCAGAACGACCTCGACTTCCGCGAGTACGTCGTGGCCTACACCAACGCGGCCAACGTCATCGACCCGCGCTTCCAGGACACCGACGACCTCGACGGGCTGTTCAGCGGCTTCGACCCCGAGACCCGTCAGTACGACCCCGAGACGTGGGGCTACGTCCCGAAGGACCAGGCGGAGATCGCCGACCAGGCGGCGCGGGACCGCGAGAACGACGACTACGAGGACGCCGAGGGTCACGCGGAGTCGCACGAGGCGGCCCGCTCGGAGAGCCACGGCTCGGGCGGCGCGCCGGTCAAGTACAAGGGCCTGCGCGACGAGACCCTCCAGGACCCGAACTGCGTCTTCCAGGTCCTCAAGCGCCACTTCTCCCGCTACACCCCGGAGATGGTGCAGGAGGTCACCGGCATCGAGCCGGACCAGTTCCGCGAGGTCGCGGACGCGCTGACCCGCAACAGCGGCCGGGAGCGGACCACGGCGTTCTGCTACGCCGTGGGCTGGACCCACCACAGCGTCGGCGCCCAGATGATCCGCACCGCCGCGATCCTCCAGCTGCTGCTGGGCAACATCGGCCGCCCCGGCGGCGGCATCCTGGCCCTGCGCGGCCACGCCAGCATCCAGGGCTCGACCGACATCCCGACCCTGTTCAACATCCTGCCGGGCTACCTGCCGATGCCGAACGCCTCGCAGCACCAGAGCCTGGACGCCTGGGTGCTCGACGACGAGGGCAAGGCCGGCTTCTGGGGCAACGTCCGCTCCTACGCCGTGAGCCTGCTCAAGGCCTACTGGGGCGACGCGGCGCAGCCGGAGAACGACTTCTGCTTCGACTACCTGCCGCGCATCACCGGCGACCACTCGACGTACGCCACCGTGAAGTCGATGATCGAGGGCGGGACCAAGGGCTACTTCCTGGTCGGCGAGAACCCGGCGGTGGGCAGCGCGAACGGCAAGATGCAGCGCCTCGGCATGGCCAACCTCGACTGGCTGGTGGTGCGCGACCTGCAGATGATCGAGTCTGCGACGTTCTGGAAGGACGGCCCGGAGATCGAGACCGGCGAGCTCGTCACCGAGGACATCGGCACCGAGATCTTCTTCCTGCCCGCCGCCACCCACGTGGAGAAGTCCGGCTCGTTCACCCAGACCCAGCGGATGCTGCAGTGGCGCGACAAGGCCGTCGAGCCGCCGGGCGACTGCCGCAGCGAGCTGCAGTTCTACTACGAGCTGGGCCAGCGGATCCGCGAGAAGCTGCGCGACTCCACCGAGGACATGGACCGTCCCATCCTCGACCTGGCCTGGGACTACCCCGTCGACGACGAGGGCGACCCCGAGGGCGAGGCGGTGCTGAAGGAAATCAACGGCACCGACGCCGACGGCAACCCGCTGTCCGGCTACACCGAGCTCAAGGACGACGGCTCGACGTCGTGCGGCTGCTGGATCTACAGCGGCGTGTACGCCGACGGGGTCAACCAGTCGCGGCGCCGCAAGCCGCACTGGGAGCAGGACTGGGTGGCCGCCGAGTGGGGCTGGGTGTGGCCGGCCAACCGCCGCCAGCTCTACAACCGGGCCTCGGCCGCGCCGGACGGCACGCCGTGGAGCGAGCGCAAGCGCTACATCACCTGGGACCCGGACGCCGACGACGGGAAGGGCAGGTGGGTCGGTCCCGACGTGCCGGACTTCATCGTCGACCGGGCGCCCGACTTCGTGCCCGAGGAGGGCGCGAAGGGCCCCGACGCCATCGGCGGCCAGGACCCGTTCATCATGCAGACCGACGGGAAGGCGTGGCTGTTCGCACCGCTCGGCGTGGCCGACGGCCCGATGCCGACGCACTACGAGCCGCCTGAGTCACCGCTCCACAACCCGCTCTACGGCCAGCAGAACAACCCCTCGCGACGCAAGCTCGACCACCCGAGCAACCCCATCAACCCGGCGTACAGCGACGTCTTCCCCTACGTCTTCACGACCTACCGGCTGACCGAGCACCACACGGCGGGCAGCATGAGCCGCACCCTGCCCTACCTGACCGAGCTCCAGCCCGAGCCGTTCTGCGAGGTCTCGCCGCGGCTGGCCCGGGAGCGTGGGCTGACCCACGGCGAGTGGGTCACCATCGTCACCGCCCGCTCGGCCATCGAGGCGCGGGTGCTGGTCACCGACCGGCTGCGCTCGCTGCGCCTGGGCGACCGGTACGTCGAGCAGGTCGGCCTGCCCTACCACTGGGGCCGCAACGGCCTCACCCAGGGCGACTCGCCCAACGACCTGGTCAACGTGACCCTGGACCCCAACGTCTACATCCAGGACAAGGTGGGCACCTGCGACATCAGGCCCGGCCGGCGCCCCCGCGGGCCGGCCCTGCTCGAGTACGTCGAGGAGTACCGTCGCCGCGCAGGCGTCGACATGGCCCACCCCGAGGAGAGCGGAGCCGACGGATGA
- a CDS encoding 4Fe-4S dicluster domain-containing protein, whose product MGFFTDTSVCIGCKACEVACKEWNDVPEDGYLLTGESYDNTSALGASTWRHVAFVEKPVTPAVDLGMPSFRGEDQATETGADGSGEGVRWLMSSDVCKHCTHAGCLDVCPTGALFRTEFGTVVVQPDVCNGCGYCVPSCPYGVIDLRKEDGRAFKCTLCYDRLKEGQKPACAQACPTESIQFGELSELRERADARLAELQDKGVDVARLYGRDPEDGVGGDGAFFLLLDEPEVYGLPPDPVVPTRQLGTVWRHVGYAAATLAGLGAASFLGRKR is encoded by the coding sequence ATGGGCTTCTTCACCGACACCTCCGTCTGCATCGGCTGCAAGGCCTGCGAGGTGGCGTGCAAGGAGTGGAACGACGTCCCCGAGGACGGCTACTTGCTCACCGGCGAGTCCTACGACAACACCAGCGCGCTGGGCGCCTCGACGTGGCGCCACGTCGCCTTCGTGGAGAAGCCCGTGACGCCGGCGGTCGACCTGGGCATGCCGTCGTTCCGCGGCGAGGACCAGGCGACCGAGACCGGGGCCGACGGCAGCGGCGAGGGCGTGCGCTGGCTGATGTCCTCCGACGTCTGCAAGCACTGCACGCACGCCGGCTGTCTCGACGTCTGCCCGACCGGTGCGCTGTTCCGCACCGAGTTCGGCACCGTCGTGGTCCAGCCGGACGTCTGCAACGGTTGCGGCTACTGCGTCCCGTCCTGCCCCTACGGCGTGATCGACCTGCGCAAGGAGGACGGCCGGGCCTTCAAGTGCACGCTCTGCTACGACCGGCTCAAGGAGGGCCAGAAGCCCGCCTGCGCGCAGGCCTGCCCGACCGAGTCGATCCAGTTCGGCGAGCTCAGCGAGCTCCGGGAGCGCGCCGACGCGCGCCTGGCCGAGCTGCAGGACAAGGGCGTGGACGTGGCCCGGCTCTACGGCCGCGACCCCGAGGACGGCGTCGGCGGCGACGGTGCGTTCTTCCTGCTCCTCGACGAGCCCGAGGTCTACGGCCTGCCCCCGGACCCCGTGGTGCCCACCCGCCAGCTCGGCACGGTCTGGAGGCACGTCGGGTACGCCGCCGCCACGCTCGCCGGCCTCGGTGCCGCGTCCTTCCTCGGCCGCAAGCGGTGA
- the nrfD gene encoding NrfD/PsrC family molybdoenzyme membrane anchor subunit — protein MSRGETRMVPDAEFESYYGRQILKTPTWKTPDVPLYLFLGGLGGASAVLAEGAALSNRPRLEAVTRGAAAAAAGLGTVFLIHDLGRPERFLNMLRVFKPTSPLSVGSFILAPFATFSTGAFALQVLGRLPRLARLCGVGAAAFGPPLATYTAALFANTAIPAWAEARRELPFVFGGSGAAAGGGLAMVLAPVEESGPALRLALAGAALELAATEAIVRRHGLVAEPYEIGKPGALMKTSRALTVAGAALSLLGRRSRLARAAAGASYVAGSVVLRFGIFEAGLASARDPKYVVVPQKERLAQRQEASAKIEG, from the coding sequence GTGAGCCGCGGCGAGACCCGGATGGTGCCGGACGCCGAGTTCGAGTCCTACTACGGCCGCCAGATCCTCAAGACCCCGACGTGGAAGACGCCCGACGTCCCGCTCTACCTCTTCCTCGGCGGCCTGGGCGGCGCGTCCGCGGTGCTGGCCGAGGGCGCCGCGCTGAGCAACCGGCCCCGGCTGGAGGCCGTGACCCGCGGCGCCGCCGCGGCCGCCGCGGGGCTCGGGACGGTGTTCCTGATCCACGACCTCGGTCGCCCCGAGCGGTTCCTCAACATGCTGCGGGTCTTCAAGCCGACCTCGCCGCTCTCGGTCGGCTCGTTCATCCTGGCGCCGTTCGCGACCTTCTCCACGGGCGCCTTCGCGCTGCAGGTGCTGGGCCGCCTCCCACGGCTGGCCCGACTGTGCGGCGTCGGCGCGGCCGCGTTCGGGCCGCCGCTGGCCACCTACACCGCGGCGCTGTTCGCCAACACCGCGATCCCGGCCTGGGCCGAGGCCCGTCGCGAGCTGCCCTTCGTCTTCGGCGGCTCCGGTGCCGCGGCCGGCGGCGGGCTGGCCATGGTCCTGGCGCCGGTCGAGGAGTCCGGTCCCGCCCTGCGGCTCGCCCTGGCCGGCGCCGCGCTCGAGCTGGCCGCCACCGAGGCCATCGTCCGGCGGCACGGGCTGGTGGCCGAGCCCTACGAGATCGGCAAGCCGGGCGCGCTCATGAAGACCTCCCGCGCGCTGACCGTGGCCGGCGCCGCGCTGTCGCTGCTGGGTCGCCGGTCCCGGCTGGCCCGGGCCGCCGCCGGCGCGTCGTACGTCGCGGGCTCGGTGGTGCTGCGCTTCGGGATCTTCGAGGCCGGGCTGGCCTCCGCCCGCGACCCGAAGTACGTCGTGGTCCCACAGAAGGAGCGGTTGGCGCAGCGTCAGGAGGCGTCGGCCAAGATCGAGGGGTGA